A region of Catenibacterium mitsuokai DNA encodes the following proteins:
- a CDS encoding WYL domain-containing protein: MIFHEIYSLYYKTVTCLIQSSFTHVNEIINENAFKESFMMLEEALERWPIKNIDVFTYPLTLLQKRWLKAISLDPRIQLFSYSWSFLDDVEPLFTPDDIYIFDQYSDGDSYTDLQYQKNFHIIMQAIKEKSGLVVVWKTKQKTSFVLPQLLEYSEKDDKFRLVAYDGTVINVSRIEECHLTNNNVSTTNKQRVEKYVLIEVKDERNTLDRVLLHFAHFKKETEKKENTYLVKLFYDESDETEMVIRLLSFGPMIKVIEPLEFKQLIRQRLKKQKAYSI, from the coding sequence ATGATATTTCATGAAATATACAGTCTTTACTATAAGACAGTGACTTGTCTCATACAGTCTTCTTTTACTCATGTGAATGAAATAATAAATGAGAATGCATTTAAAGAAAGTTTCATGATGTTGGAAGAAGCGTTAGAAAGATGGCCTATAAAGAATATAGATGTCTTTACTTATCCTTTGACACTCCTTCAAAAGAGATGGCTGAAGGCTATATCATTAGATCCTCGTATTCAGTTATTTTCTTATTCCTGGTCTTTTCTAGATGATGTAGAACCTCTCTTTACACCTGATGATATTTATATCTTTGATCAATATAGTGATGGTGATTCTTATACTGACTTACAGTATCAGAAGAATTTTCATATCATCATGCAGGCCATTAAAGAGAAGTCTGGTCTAGTTGTTGTATGGAAAACGAAGCAGAAAACAAGTTTTGTTTTACCGCAGCTATTAGAATATTCAGAGAAGGATGATAAGTTCCGTTTAGTTGCATATGATGGAACAGTAATCAATGTTTCAAGAATAGAAGAATGTCATTTGACTAACAATAATGTTTCTACTACAAATAAACAAAGAGTAGAAAAATATGTCTTGATAGAAGTAAAGGATGAAAGAAATACACTGGATAGAGTTCTTCTTCACTTTGCACATTTTAAAAAAGAGACAGAGAAAAAAGAAAATACTTATTTAGTGAAACTATTCTATGATGAATCAGATGAGACAGAGATGGTGATTCGATTGTTGTCATTTGGTCCTATGATTAAAGTAATAGAACCTTTAGAATTCAAACAACTCATAAGACAAAGATTAAAGAAACAAAAAGCATATTCCATTTAA
- the tnpA gene encoding IS200/IS605 family transposase has product MDSRYNHHNRQKYSLKVHIVLVTKYRKQLLIGSIADDVKQKIFDIANTRGYEIIAIETDKDHIHFLLSYDTTDRVSDIVKIVKQETTYHLWQKYSSVLSKQYWKEKIFWSDGYFACSIGEVSSATIQKYIESQG; this is encoded by the coding sequence GTGGATAGTAGATACAATCATCATAACAGACAAAAATACAGTCTGAAGGTACATATAGTCCTTGTAACCAAATACCGTAAACAACTGCTAATAGGCTCTATTGCCGATGATGTTAAGCAAAAGATTTTCGATATAGCTAATACTCGTGGCTACGAAATTATTGCGATAGAAACCGACAAAGACCATATACATTTCTTATTAAGTTACGATACAACAGATCGAGTTAGCGATATTGTCAAAATTGTAAAGCAAGAAACAACATACCACTTATGGCAAAAGTATAGTTCGGTCTTATCAAAACAGTATTGGAAGGAAAAGATATTTTGGTCAGATGGTTATTTTGCTTGTAGCATTGGAGAAGTGTCATCAGCAACTATACAAAAATATATTGAAAGTCAGGGATAA
- a CDS encoding chromate transporter, whose translation MIYLQLFLSFLQVGAFSFGGGYAAMPLIKQQVITAHHWLSVSEFTDLISISQMTPGPIAVNSATFVGIKIAGIPGAICATIGCVLPSCIIVGIISYLYLKYRHMDKLQSVLKMLRPAVVALIATAGVSILTTAFFGESFNTFKIHLVVIFSVCVILLTKYKWDPILVMLLAGVMNTIYYFI comes from the coding sequence ATGATTTATCTACAATTATTCTTAAGTTTCTTGCAGGTGGGTGCATTTAGTTTTGGTGGTGGTTATGCCGCTATGCCGCTTATTAAGCAGCAGGTGATTACAGCCCATCATTGGTTATCTGTTTCTGAATTCACTGATCTTATATCTATTTCACAGATGACACCTGGCCCTATTGCCGTCAATTCAGCAACTTTTGTCGGTATCAAGATTGCTGGTATTCCTGGTGCTATTTGTGCCACTATAGGTTGTGTATTACCTTCATGTATTATTGTCGGTATTATCAGTTATCTCTATCTCAAATATCGACATATGGATAAATTACAAAGTGTCTTAAAGATGTTAAGACCAGCCGTTGTCGCATTAATTGCGACTGCAGGTGTCTCTATTCTTACCACTGCCTTCTTTGGTGAAAGCTTCAATACATTTAAAATCCATCTTGTAGTGATATTTAGTGTATGTGTTATATTACTCACTAAATATAAGTGGGATCCTATTCTTGTCATGCTCCTTGCAGGAGTTATGAATACAATTTATTACTTCATTTAA
- a CDS encoding PHP domain-containing protein yields the protein MGYGVDDSEEFNKLGESIEKQEQACSLKKLELTNDLGFELEKVQLDDLSYNSVYTGEMFGEALLNDPRYLDHELLKPYREGGARSDNPVVNFYWDYYAQGKPCYTEIKFPSLEDTIKLINEHGGIAVLAHPGNNLKGQFELLDETVKLGLQGVECFSSYHPEEVNQYFYNKAKELNILYTCGSDFHGKTKPSIKLGGHHSQVEEEIKDNLKKCHLI from the coding sequence GTGGGATATGGTGTTGATGATTCAGAAGAATTTAATAAGTTAGGTGAAAGTATTGAGAAACAGGAACAGGCATGCAGCTTAAAGAAACTAGAATTGACTAATGATTTAGGTTTTGAATTAGAGAAAGTACAGTTAGATGATTTATCTTATAATAGTGTCTATACAGGTGAAATGTTTGGTGAAGCTTTATTAAATGATCCACGTTATCTTGATCATGAATTATTAAAGCCTTATAGAGAAGGTGGAGCTAGAAGTGATAATCCTGTTGTGAACTTCTATTGGGATTATTATGCACAAGGTAAACCTTGTTATACTGAAATTAAGTTTCCTTCATTAGAAGACACAATTAAACTAATTAATGAACATGGTGGAATCGCAGTCCTAGCCCATCCTGGTAATAATCTTAAAGGACAGTTTGAATTACTAGATGAAACGGTTAAACTAGGATTACAGGGGGTTGAATGTTTCTCTAGTTATCATCCGGAAGAAGTGAATCAGTACTTCTATAATAAGGCGAAAGAACTGAATATTCTTTATACATGTGGTAGTGATTTCCATGGTAAGACAAAACCTTCTATTAAGTTAGGTGGACATCATAGTCAAGTAGAAGAAGAGATAAAAGATAATTTGAAGAAGTGTCATTTGATTTAG
- a CDS encoding DegV family protein, whose amino-acid sequence MKRKIVADSSCDIWELNGVDFAVAPMTISTDNKHYVDNQELDVRLMSEDLAKYKGVSHTACPSVGSWLDCYEGFDEIFVITLTGAMSGTYNSAMTAKGIYEEENENVKVHVFDSLSTGPEMRLLIEKLKEMIEEDLPFEEIVEKGQDYLNHTRLFFALKSLHNFAMNGRVSKTVASAIGVLNISIFATASEEGTIQQISKCRGEKKVVKSMIEHLENAGYHGGKVRISHADNLKLAHSVRDKILELYPHADIIVYPMGGLCTYYAEIGGLLVGCEC is encoded by the coding sequence ATGAAAAGAAAAATTGTAGCTGACTCATCTTGTGATATATGGGAATTAAATGGCGTAGATTTTGCGGTAGCACCGATGACTATTTCTACTGATAATAAACACTATGTAGACAATCAGGAACTAGATGTACGTTTAATGTCTGAAGACCTTGCAAAATATAAAGGTGTTTCCCATACTGCATGTCCAAGTGTTGGGTCTTGGTTAGATTGTTATGAAGGATTTGATGAAATATTCGTTATTACTTTAACTGGTGCTATGTCAGGCACTTATAATTCTGCTATGACAGCCAAAGGTATTTATGAAGAAGAAAATGAAAATGTAAAGGTACATGTATTTGATAGTTTATCTACAGGACCTGAAATGAGATTACTTATTGAAAAATTAAAAGAAATGATTGAAGAAGATCTACCATTTGAAGAAATTGTAGAAAAAGGTCAGGACTATCTTAATCATACTAGATTGTTCTTCGCATTAAAATCATTACATAACTTTGCGATGAATGGACGTGTAAGTAAAACAGTTGCTTCTGCGATTGGTGTATTAAATATTTCTATTTTCGCAACAGCCAGTGAAGAAGGTACTATCCAGCAGATCAGTAAATGTCGTGGTGAAAAGAAAGTAGTGAAATCTATGATTGAACATCTTGAAAATGCAGGATACCATGGTGGTAAGGTACGTATCTCACATGCAGATAATTTAAAACTTGCACATAGTGTCAGAGATAAGATTTTAGAACTTTATCCACATGCAGATATTATTGTATATCCAATGGGTGGTCTATGTACTTATTATGCTGAAATAGGTGGACTACTTGTAGGGTGTGAATGTTAA
- a CDS encoding IS4 family transposase has protein sequence MDNYKQLEKTLNHIIKKMNDSRSIFCENSRTDFIRSRKLDFQDTIKILFCMENGSLRDELFKSFDNALDTPTASAFVQARNKIKVDAFKHIFNKFNDRTHEDILYKGYRLLAIDGSELPIDNSIYDKETRVLRTGGTNKPYSAFHINASYDLLERSYDDLIIQGQAVRDENDAFCQLVDRYQGRKAIFIADRGYESYNGFEHVAKSGNKYLVRVKDINSKTSMTRSLGPYPNDEFDIDVFRMLTLKCTSMIKACPQLYKVCPTNMRFDYMSKEDPWYEFNCRIVRFKITEDTYECIITNLDRTEFSSEDIKELYNKRWGIETSFRHVKYAIGLNSHHAKKRKYIKQEIYISLTLYNLIQRFIRKIKIEKRNKKYIYQINFTRACHLVRNFLNKKDGKNPSLENLIANEILPIRPGRSHNRNVKRKSFIYFNYRFD, from the coding sequence ATGGACAACTATAAACAACTCGAGAAAACTTTAAATCACATTATCAAAAAAATGAACGATTCACGCTCTATTTTCTGCGAAAATTCCAGAACAGACTTCATTCGTTCTCGTAAACTGGATTTTCAAGATACCATCAAAATCCTCTTCTGCATGGAAAACGGCTCTTTAAGAGATGAACTATTTAAGTCTTTTGATAATGCACTTGATACACCTACTGCATCTGCGTTTGTGCAGGCTAGAAATAAAATCAAGGTGGATGCTTTTAAACATATTTTCAATAAGTTTAATGATAGAACTCATGAAGACATACTGTATAAAGGATATCGTCTTCTCGCTATTGATGGGAGTGAATTGCCAATCGATAATTCCATATATGATAAAGAAACAAGAGTTCTAAGAACAGGCGGTACCAATAAGCCTTATTCCGCATTTCATATTAATGCCAGCTACGATCTCCTTGAGCGATCATATGATGATCTTATTATACAGGGTCAGGCAGTAAGGGATGAAAATGATGCTTTCTGCCAGCTTGTGGATCGTTATCAGGGAAGGAAAGCGATTTTTATAGCGGACAGAGGATATGAATCTTATAACGGTTTTGAACATGTTGCGAAATCTGGAAACAAGTATCTTGTCAGAGTCAAGGATATCAATTCTAAAACCAGTATGACAAGATCTTTAGGGCCGTATCCGAATGATGAGTTTGATATTGACGTGTTTAGAATGCTTACTCTGAAATGTACATCAATGATAAAAGCATGCCCTCAGCTATATAAAGTATGTCCTACTAATATGCGATTTGACTATATGTCTAAAGAAGATCCCTGGTATGAGTTTAATTGCAGGATAGTTCGATTCAAAATCACTGAAGATACATATGAATGTATAATTACTAATCTTGATAGGACTGAATTCTCATCTGAAGACATCAAGGAACTATATAATAAACGCTGGGGTATAGAGACTTCTTTCAGACATGTAAAGTATGCAATAGGTTTGAATTCACATCACGCAAAGAAGAGAAAATATATAAAGCAGGAGATTTATATAAGTCTTACTCTTTATAATCTGATACAGAGATTTATAAGGAAGATAAAGATTGAAAAAAGAAACAAGAAATATATTTATCAGATTAATTTCACTAGAGCCTGTCATTTAGTAAGAAATTTTCTAAACAAAAAAGATGGAAAAAATCCATCTTTAGAGAATCTGATAGCTAATGAAATCTTACCAATTCGCCCCGGTAGATCTCATAATAGAAACGTCAAACGAAAGTCGTTCATATATTTTAACTACAGATTTGACTAG
- a CDS encoding IS110 family RNA-guided transposase — MKIVRPICCGMDVHKNIIVATIGITNKKTRITEYIQETFSTLNPDLLNLKQWLINHKCFDACMESTGKYWIPIFNILEDEINIYLTHPKYVKAIKGKKTDKKDSKWICDLFKHDLIKFSFIPPKEIRALREISRYRYKLVGMRSSERNRYQNCMTVSNIGIGSVFSDPFGKSAQAIMKEVLESDIIEDEKILKCIHRSCKNKDKILDSIKHCNIETDQRFKMNESMTHMEELQVHIDNCEIEMMKRAAPMFDQFMHITQLPGISTLSAILIISEIGVDMKQFESDKQLTCWAGLAPANNESANKKKSVRISKAGQYLKPLLVQCALGAIKDKEGYFGIKYSRIKKRRGHKKAIIAIARMMLVSIYHMILTGETFNPSDYESFRNPKPPIKQQDLTEESAIEFLKKSGFDVSKLTKQ; from the coding sequence ATGAAGATTGTTAGACCAATCTGCTGTGGCATGGATGTTCACAAGAATATCATTGTGGCTACAATCGGTATTACTAATAAGAAAACTCGTATTACCGAATACATCCAAGAAACGTTTTCAACTTTAAACCCTGATTTACTGAATCTTAAACAGTGGCTCATTAATCACAAATGCTTTGATGCATGCATGGAATCTACTGGTAAATATTGGATTCCAATTTTCAACATCTTAGAAGATGAAATCAATATTTACTTAACTCATCCAAAATATGTCAAAGCAATTAAAGGAAAGAAAACTGACAAGAAAGATTCAAAATGGATCTGTGATTTATTTAAACATGATCTAATCAAATTTTCTTTTATACCACCCAAAGAAATAAGAGCTTTACGAGAAATATCTCGCTATCGCTATAAATTGGTTGGGATGCGTTCCTCTGAACGTAATCGATATCAGAACTGTATGACAGTTTCCAATATCGGTATTGGTTCTGTATTTTCAGATCCGTTTGGAAAGTCTGCACAAGCAATCATGAAAGAAGTACTTGAGTCAGATATCATTGAAGATGAGAAAATTTTGAAATGTATCCATAGATCGTGTAAAAATAAAGATAAGATTCTAGATTCCATTAAACACTGCAATATTGAAACTGATCAAAGGTTTAAAATGAATGAGTCAATGACTCATATGGAAGAATTACAAGTCCATATTGATAACTGTGAAATCGAAATGATGAAACGTGCAGCACCAATGTTCGATCAATTCATGCACATCACCCAACTACCAGGTATCAGCACTTTATCTGCAATTCTTATTATTTCAGAAATCGGAGTAGATATGAAACAATTCGAATCAGATAAACAACTAACCTGTTGGGCTGGATTAGCACCTGCAAATAACGAAAGTGCTAATAAGAAAAAATCAGTTCGTATTTCTAAAGCAGGTCAATATTTAAAACCTTTATTAGTTCAGTGTGCTCTTGGAGCAATCAAAGATAAGGAGGGCTATTTTGGAATCAAGTATTCTCGTATCAAAAAGAGACGAGGCCACAAGAAAGCCATTATCGCAATTGCAAGAATGATGCTTGTCAGTATATACCATATGATTCTTACTGGAGAGACATTTAATCCTTCAGATTATGAATCATTTAGAAATCCTAAGCCACCCATAAAGCAACAAGATTTAACAGAAGAATCAGCAATTGAGTTTCTTAAGAAATCAGGTTTTGATGTTTCTAAATTAACTAAACAATAA
- a CDS encoding transposase: MNFVVATYDSKHKSGFVSGKAIKQKRANYSKLRKELQMRHTPSSRRRLKAIGQRENRWMQDINHQVSKALVENNPKHTLFVLEDLSGIRNATERVKTKNRYVSVSWSFYDLEQKLIYKAKQNQSSVIKVDPRYTSQCCPCCGHVEKSNRNKKIHLFTCKKCGYKSNDDRIGAMNLYRMGINYLADSQVPNTVVTE, encoded by the coding sequence ATTAACTTTGTTGTTGCAACTTATGACAGCAAACATAAGTCTGGATTTGTTAGTGGCAAAGCTATTAAACAGAAACGTGCTAACTATTCCAAGCTTCGCAAGGAACTCCAAATGCGACATACGCCATCCTCAAGACGAAGACTAAAAGCTATCGGTCAGCGAGAAAACCGTTGGATGCAGGATATTAACCATCAGGTATCGAAGGCACTCGTTGAAAACAACCCAAAGCACACTCTCTTTGTATTGGAAGATTTATCAGGTATTCGTAATGCTACAGAACGTGTTAAAACAAAAAATCGCTATGTTTCTGTATCATGGTCTTTCTATGACCTAGAGCAGAAACTAATCTACAAAGCAAAACAGAACCAGTCTTCTGTTATTAAGGTAGACCCTCGCTATACAAGCCAGTGCTGCCCTTGCTGTGGACATGTTGAAAAGTCTAACCGCAATAAGAAGATACATCTGTTTACCTGCAAAAAATGTGGTTATAAATCTAATGATGACCGCATTGGAGCTATGAATCTGTATCGTATGGGAATAAACTATCTTGCAGATAGTCAAGTACCTAATACAGTTGTAACAGAGTAA
- a CDS encoding helix-turn-helix transcriptional regulator: MYQESVKNFNKIREYIREFYINGFKSRQDYTIKSARSYDDEKRRIESYMSDYIDYHITPGGKVPYLSIDTRITQHNPLYRVWKTKSFTDHDIILHFLILDLLDTPLSMSELMDQIDEKTNHTYLYDESTLRKKLKEYVREGIIITNKKGKKIYYQLSEDYIIPHDILDFFSEVSPCGVIGSYILDKQEKEESLFGFKHHYLTHVLDSEVLYDLLNAIHQYKYVSIRTSNNRIKVLPLSIFISVQDGRQYLMAYMCQSKKMYSFRLDHIISIKSLEEAEDFEIYRKELEEMKKHLWGVSLSNGSLETVEFTLHHEPWEEHIYRRLLREKRCGYVERLNENTSRFYAEVYDVKEMIPWIRTFICRIQSISISNKEIENQFKKDLEEMYRYYEGDEDDIS; encoded by the coding sequence ATGTATCAGGAATCAGTTAAGAACTTCAATAAAATACGCGAGTATATCAGAGAATTCTATATCAATGGATTCAAGAGTCGGCAGGACTATACAATTAAAAGTGCACGTTCTTATGATGATGAAAAAAGACGTATAGAAAGCTATATGAGTGATTATATTGATTATCATATAACACCAGGTGGTAAGGTTCCTTACTTATCTATTGATACACGTATCACTCAGCATAATCCCTTATATAGAGTATGGAAAACAAAAAGCTTTACGGATCATGATATCATTCTTCACTTTCTTATATTAGACTTACTTGATACACCTTTATCCATGAGTGAACTCATGGATCAAATAGATGAGAAGACAAATCATACTTATCTCTATGATGAATCAACACTTAGAAAGAAACTAAAAGAATATGTTAGAGAAGGAATTATTATCACAAATAAAAAAGGAAAGAAGATCTATTATCAATTAAGTGAAGATTATATCATTCCTCATGATATTCTTGATTTCTTTAGTGAAGTATCTCCTTGTGGTGTGATTGGTTCTTATATACTAGATAAGCAGGAGAAAGAAGAATCTCTTTTTGGTTTTAAACATCATTACCTCACTCATGTATTAGACAGTGAAGTGCTTTATGATTTACTCAATGCGATACATCAGTATAAGTATGTATCGATAAGAACATCAAATAATAGAATAAAGGTGCTCCCTCTTAGTATATTTATAAGTGTGCAGGATGGCAGACAATATTTGATGGCTTATATGTGTCAAAGTAAAAAGATGTATTCATTTCGTCTAGATCATATTATTTCTATTAAATCTCTAGAAGAAGCAGAAGACTTTGAGATATATAGAAAAGAGTTAGAAGAAATGAAGAAACATCTATGGGGTGTAAGTTTATCTAATGGTTCTTTAGAAACAGTAGAATTTACTCTACATCATGAACCATGGGAAGAACATATATATAGACGATTATTGCGTGAAAAGAGATGTGGATATGTAGAAAGGCTAAATGAGAATACAAGTCGTTTCTATGCAGAAGTATATGATGTAAAGGAAATGATTCCCTGGATTCGTACATTCATATGTCGTATTCAATCTATTTCTATATCTAATAAAGAAATAGAAAATCAATTTAAGAAGGATTTAGAAGAAATGTATCGTTATTATGAGGGGGATGAAGATGATATTTCATGA
- a CDS encoding chromate transporter, whose product MYNTEHRKVNTLKNKLVKLFFSTLYLSAFTFGGGYVIVSLMRKKFVEDYHWIDEDEMLDLVAIAQSAPGPIAVNGAIVVGYKMAGLLGIFISVLATIIPPFVIISVISVFYEIFKTNLIVSLMLEGMQAGVGAVIASVCFEMGSGLLKEKNKLYPVIMIGAFVANYIFNINVMIVIIVCIMIGLLYSLKGVQS is encoded by the coding sequence ATGTATAATACAGAACATAGGAAGGTGAATACTTTGAAGAATAAATTAGTGAAGCTCTTCTTTTCTACTCTCTACTTAAGTGCTTTTACTTTTGGAGGTGGATATGTCATCGTTTCTTTAATGAGAAAGAAGTTTGTAGAGGACTACCATTGGATAGATGAAGATGAAATGTTAGATTTAGTCGCTATTGCACAGAGTGCACCAGGGCCTATTGCGGTCAATGGGGCGATTGTAGTTGGATATAAGATGGCAGGACTACTAGGAATATTCATCTCAGTACTCGCTACAATTATTCCTCCCTTTGTAATCATATCTGTTATTTCTGTCTTTTATGAAATATTTAAGACTAATCTGATTGTATCTCTTATGTTAGAAGGGATGCAGGCAGGAGTCGGTGCAGTCATTGCATCTGTATGCTTCGAAATGGGTAGCGGTCTCTTAAAAGAGAAAAATAAGCTTTATCCTGTTATTATGATTGGGGCTTTTGTCGCAAACTATATATTTAATATTAATGTCATGATAGTCATTATTGTTTGTATCATGATTGGATTACTTTATTCTTTGAAAGGGGTACAGTCATGA
- a CDS encoding TetR/AcrR family transcriptional regulator: MDVNKKTQRNRFTRMCIGEAIVELMKRDSLDKITVSQIAKKAGISRMTYYHYYDSKVNAIEDYLREIIIQYLTEHKKRPKGERFMEYSHILFSIEFFDQYATFFIIMERQGLYSVLVNAVNHFMVELYSDHKDMIYRAYYYAGALLNTFINWEKTGKLVPAQEVAKMISESAPKMP, from the coding sequence ATGGACGTAAATAAGAAAACACAAAGAAATAGATTTACAAGAATGTGTATAGGAGAAGCGATTGTAGAACTTATGAAGAGAGATTCTCTCGATAAGATTACAGTAAGCCAGATTGCGAAAAAAGCAGGTATTTCACGTATGACGTATTATCATTATTATGATTCTAAGGTGAATGCGATAGAAGACTATCTACGTGAAATCATTATTCAGTATTTGACAGAACATAAAAAACGTCCTAAAGGAGAACGTTTCATGGAGTATTCACATATCTTGTTTTCGATAGAATTCTTTGATCAGTATGCGACATTCTTTATTATCATGGAAAGACAAGGTCTTTATTCTGTATTAGTGAATGCAGTCAACCATTTCATGGTAGAACTCTATTCTGATCATAAAGATATGATTTATCGTGCGTATTACTATGCAGGTGCTTTACTCAATACATTTATTAACTGGGAAAAGACAGGAAAACTTGTTCCTGCACAGGAAGTCGCCAAGATGATTAGTGAAAGTGCACCAAAGATGCCTTAA
- a CDS encoding DUF2500 domain-containing protein translates to MFDLMFTIVPVIVIGMFIYATVSGIGSWHKNNNSPRLSVPVKIVTKRADTMYTHHEDMMSSSHTTYYVTFEVESGDRIELVVPSSEYGFMVEGDQGKLTFQGTRYISFDRNY, encoded by the coding sequence ATGTTTGATTTAATGTTTACGATAGTACCAGTTATTGTAATCGGAATGTTTATTTATGCAACTGTAAGTGGTATTGGTTCCTGGCATAAGAATAATAATTCACCACGCTTAAGTGTTCCAGTAAAGATAGTCACTAAACGTGCAGATACTATGTATACACACCACGAGGATATGATGTCATCATCACATACAACCTACTACGTGACTTTTGAAGTAGAAAGCGGCGATAGAATAGAACTTGTAGTACCAAGTAGTGAATATGGATTCATGGTAGAAGGAGACCAAGGAAAACTTACTTTTCAGGGAACAAGATATATATCATTTGATAGAAATTACTAA
- a CDS encoding IS1/IS1595 family N-terminal zinc-binding domain-containing protein — protein sequence MITENQVKNYLRSKDKDYVNKLIESLYEQDDEDIDPSHKACPICGSVHFKKNGKDKNRHQRYICLDCHKSFSDRTNTLFYWSHFTLDQWLHFIELELYKMPLEGEAQVLETSKTTCFYMRHKLYHAASEIMGHQKLSGEVEIDTQYKSINLKGTRPQNMPRYSKKRGKQAAYRGISHHKVAIVCATDENDHMMMQVSGLGSESFDKYKANKDYFKDVEEFISDSKASIQQFANYLEAVNNKIKTSPLEKRYLTDDGKSLGAVNEMMTEVSSMIQTTRGVGTRYIQGYLDFLLLKKQAKYTFKRKEMASEILRMMMDTEAFSNEMVRATPMPISLKEAYYEYRYGIFAE from the coding sequence ATGATAACTGAAAACCAGGTAAAAAACTATTTAAGATCTAAGGATAAGGATTATGTAAATAAACTTATCGAATCATTATATGAACAGGATGATGAAGACATTGATCCATCTCATAAGGCATGCCCTATATGTGGTTCAGTCCATTTCAAGAAGAATGGAAAAGATAAGAACAGACATCAGAGATATATCTGTCTTGACTGTCACAAGTCTTTTAGTGATAGAACCAACACCTTATTCTACTGGTCTCATTTTACTTTGGACCAGTGGCTTCACTTCATTGAACTGGAACTATATAAAATGCCTCTAGAGGGTGAGGCTCAAGTCTTAGAGACAAGCAAGACGACCTGCTTCTATATGCGTCATAAACTTTATCATGCAGCATCTGAAATCATGGGTCATCAGAAATTATCTGGTGAAGTTGAAATAGATACACAGTATAAAAGTATAAACCTAAAGGGAACACGTCCTCAAAATATGCCTAGATACTCAAAGAAAAGAGGTAAACAGGCTGCATATAGAGGAATATCTCATCACAAGGTTGCCATTGTCTGTGCTACAGATGAAAATGATCATATGATGATGCAGGTATCAGGTCTTGGAAGTGAGTCATTCGATAAATATAAAGCGAATAAAGACTACTTTAAGGATGTGGAAGAGTTCATATCAGATTCAAAGGCAAGCATACAGCAGTTTGCCAACTATCTTGAAGCAGTAAACAATAAGATAAAGACATCTCCTTTAGAGAAGAGATATCTTACTGATGATGGTAAATCATTAGGAGCTGTCAATGAGATGATGACAGAAGTAAGCTCAATGATACAGACAACAAGAGGCGTTGGCACCAGATACATACAAGGTTATCTAGATTTCCTGCTTCTTAAGAAGCAGGCTAAGTATACATTCAAGAGAAAGGAAATGGCATCTGAGATTCTAAGAATGATGATGGATACTGAGGCTTTCAGTAATGAAATGGTAAGAGCTACACCTATGCCTATTTCACTTAAGGAAGCATATTACGAATATCGTTATGGTATATTCGCTGAATAA